TGAGAGATAAGAGCATGTGAAGAATGCAAAAATATGTTGTGGCCAACATTTCTCAAAGAAAACTCCTTGATTAGGAAGTAACCACATAGTTTTCGAGGTTGTTGAGTTGAGTAGacataacataaatataaataggttataataatacaaacaaCTTTCGATAAGGGTTACCAGAAGCCTGAATGGGTTTCCGTTTaccacttcatcttcttccttgaAACCACGCATCTCATGGCAATGGCACTCGACGCTGCAGTTTGGATCGCAAAGATGACATGGATTGCTCTCAGTGGCTGGATTAGTTCTTGTTTAACTGTTGCTGATGAATTTGCCTCTTCTCTACGTTCTGGCGATATTGGCCCTTTTCATGTGGGTTGACTCAATCATGTCTCTTTCTTGCAACGGTAATGATTACACAGCATCACTTTTTTGTACTTTTCGATTGCCCTTCAAACTGGGCTTGCTTTGATGTACTGGGTATGTGTCAAAATCTCTTCTTTCAGTCTTGCTTGTGTGTTTTGAGCTGGAGTGTAGTGGGTGGTTCTGGTTTGCATTTTTGGGTTATAGAAAAGggcatgtttgtgttgtgtgatTGGGTTTCCTTGATTTGGGGAATTGCGAGGCTGCTTGTTTAAGGGTGTTTGTTGAAGGTTGTTGATTGCTTTGTTTCGGGATGAATTCGAATGCTAACACGATAGGTTGGTTCTCTGTTATTATTTGATTAGGTGATAATGCAACTGTACCAGTCAATTTCACTATTAAGATCCATTCATAGTTGCTATTAGTGATTTGATTTGCTTagtttttgttcaattttgtgGCAGGGCTTTGCTTTAAGTAGTTTGTTGTATATGATAACCATTGAGCATCTGCTTAGGGATCTGCAGTTCTTCTTTAGCCAAAGAAACATTATATTAGAGCATAGcatattttctctttattatttgcAAGTAGTGTAAAATGTGTCCAATCCAATCAATAATCTTGTGACCTTTTCATTGTATCTAATCCTAATTTAACTTTACCCTTGTGTGTGGTGCAATTTCTTGACCAATTAGATAATGTGATGAATATTGTGGTGTGTCAGCTGTATGAAGTTAAACCTTAAGATGTCATAAAAGCTTTCTGGAAATTATTATATTGTGCTGAGGCTAATTGGTCTGTATGTTGTTATGTTATGTTAATTCACAATATAAGGAAAAGTATAGGTTGGATATAAATTGAAAGTTTAAGGGTGCTACTTTTGATACCCTTATGAGAAAGTTGATGCTTAGAAAATTCTAGGGGCACTTATATATTATGCTTAAATGTGTTTTTAGCATACTGAAATTCGTtctattagaaagtgggtttttgcctaactcaatcctacaaaatcggcttgtaaggtgaggtttgcacctcacttatatattataatttagtcttatctctagtcgatctGGGACTTCCGACACACCCCTTCATGCCGAGGTATAAACATCTCGTGCGTGAGAGTAGAAATTAATGGGATGATTTGATAGCGGCCCACAACAGGTGGAAACTAGAAATGTATCTCTAGTTGAACCGGGACTTCCAACACGTTCTTATTCCAAATTGTATCAAGTTTGAtccttaaactttaaaaataaattaatataacccttctaattaaattgtattaaaaaaaatttatatgtgaAACGGGTTTTAGGATGATGTTTAAGTTATTTACACGGTTTAACACCttacaattcaaatattaacatgaaatactatttaataaactaaaaaaaaattaatattattggattaaaaaaattatatctattcatttttaaagtttgaaaacaaaaatgtatcaaaattttaaacaaggatgaattataattttacatcaaaatttaaatactaaaaacatatttaactttatattataaTGCCGCTAAAGTCATTTTTTGGCCTTAGTAAAATATGACTTTTTTTCTGGTTGCCGAATTTCTTTTGGCTGGCCATCATATATACCCTTTTCTGGAATTCGGTTATAGATCATCAATTTTGTCTTCATATATTGCAGGGGTAAGTCTGGAGGAACAATTTGGTTTGGCAGTTTTTTGCTCTATAAGTAGAAAATATTAGGTTGGCTCATTATATATGGTCCGTTCTCTGTCTGTGGGGTTTAATGTAAGAAGAGTTATTAATAGAATGAGAACATCTAAGAGTAAGTTGGCCCATTTGTTGTTGTGATGTTCTTTTCATCTTGTCGTGATGTTTGAGATTTTGAATATTCAAATTATGAAAACAATCTCTGAATCTGTTTTCGTTGCTCCGATCATGTCGTCCAAGTTGATAAATCAAATCATGAATTATCTTCATATTAACAGGTTCTGTAGTTTTGCTTTGCTTTGTTTCATTTGTTCTCTGATCTATACTATCTTTAGATATAGCTTCAAAATCTCACATTAATTTAAGAAACCTGTATTAACTAGTTTAGACTTTTGTGAATCACCAGGTGAGTTTAAATGTGCAAAAGTCATATTTTACTAAGGCCAAAAAATGGATGAAATGGGTTCCATTTATAAATTGAAGTAATATTTAAAGAAACTTGAAGTTTGACAGTGCCCAGTGGCAACAAAGTGAAACGACAGATTAAAAAGAACACCTTTAGGTAAATCTGGAGAGGGAATTCTTTTCACTAAAGCTGCACAGGAAGGGGAAAATTATCTATAGGAATTTTTACTTGTTTGtgtagttttttctttttatataaagaatagaagttaaaacaattttttcatagtagtttatcaaaataatttggTACGGTATGAGACACAAAAgatagttttataaattttttatactaaaactACTCATCCTTTTCGTAGTAGTGTTTCTCATGCAACCATTTTTTGTGCATTACACACATTTATATCAGTCTTCCCAATGCATCTCTTCTTCACTTTATGTGTTCCTTCGTGCTCCTTTTTTAATGCTTTGAATATACCccaatttcattataattttaggTGTGTTTTCAATTCTTTTACGATCTCTTTCTTTTCGTTTTTACTTTCTTTGTGGGCTGATtttgagtaaaaataaaaaaaaaattggattaagataaaaaaatctaaCTGTTATCCGACAACAAATTTAGggatttcattcaaaattagGTGTGCTTTTATAGAAATCATGagttttttttacaatatttgaacacattttattataataaatattcttgTATTGACTCGAATACccatcataattttaaattaaatttcaaaacaaaattttattgaaaatgatAATGATATAATTAATCATGAAGAATGATAAGaactttttgtttaattttgaaataactttcatattttattttttgttttcttgtaactaaatctaaaaaaataaaaatataataattatttttatttggaaaaatatttttgctaAACAA
This sequence is a window from Vigna angularis cultivar LongXiaoDou No.4 chromosome 2, ASM1680809v1, whole genome shotgun sequence. Protein-coding genes within it:
- the LOC108328113 gene encoding uncharacterized protein LOC108328113; translated protein: MAMALDAAVWIAKMTWIALSGWISSCLTVADEFASSLRSGDIGPFHVG